A region from the Agrobacterium cucumeris genome encodes:
- a CDS encoding glutamine synthetase family protein, producing the protein MPPKKTMLRPKKQATMAKTPPLDLSSTRGVSSWREAAQWLRARGIEDIECITPDLAGVARGKMMPTAKFTGDTSLALPSALYRHTISGEYPDETANFRYEPRDSDLKLVPDLSTLSVVPWESDPTAQVICDVVDAEGNFVPYTPRNVLKNVLSLYTEKGWKPVVAPEIEFYLVAMNDDPDYPLHPPKGRSGRSIVGGQSYSIAGINEFDELIDDIYHFSEKQGLEIDTLIHEEGPAQLEINLRHGDPIQLADQVFLFKRTIREAALKHGIYATFMAKPMQGQPGSAMHIHQSVVEIDSGRNIFSNKDGGPSKEFFSFVGGMQRYVPNALVMLAPYVNSYRRLTPDMACPVNNAWGYDNRTTAFRVPISSPQARRVENRLPSSDANPYLALAASLGCGWLGIVNNIEPTEPTAETANEGSIDLPRGLLEAVALLEGEEQFDRVFGHEFVGLYAGLKRGEFETFMQVISPWEREFLLLNV; encoded by the coding sequence ATGCCCCCGAAGAAAACCATGCTCCGCCCGAAGAAACAGGCAACCATGGCAAAGACACCTCCCCTCGACCTTTCCTCAACCCGTGGCGTTTCCTCCTGGCGCGAAGCCGCGCAATGGCTGCGCGCGCGCGGTATCGAGGATATAGAATGCATCACGCCCGATCTTGCCGGCGTTGCACGCGGCAAGATGATGCCAACGGCGAAATTCACGGGCGACACATCGCTCGCCCTGCCATCCGCGCTCTATCGCCATACGATATCAGGCGAATACCCTGACGAGACGGCGAATTTCCGTTATGAGCCGCGCGACAGCGACCTGAAGCTGGTGCCTGATCTTTCCACCCTGTCCGTCGTGCCGTGGGAAAGCGATCCGACCGCGCAGGTGATCTGCGACGTCGTGGATGCCGAGGGCAATTTCGTTCCCTACACGCCGCGCAACGTTTTGAAGAACGTGCTTTCGCTCTATACCGAAAAGGGCTGGAAGCCGGTCGTTGCGCCGGAAATCGAATTTTATCTCGTCGCCATGAACGACGACCCGGACTATCCGCTGCATCCGCCGAAGGGGCGCTCCGGCCGGTCGATCGTCGGCGGGCAGAGCTATTCGATTGCCGGCATCAACGAGTTCGACGAGCTGATCGACGACATCTATCACTTCTCGGAAAAACAGGGTCTCGAGATCGACACGCTGATCCATGAGGAAGGCCCGGCGCAGCTGGAAATCAACCTGCGCCATGGCGACCCGATCCAGCTTGCCGACCAGGTATTCCTGTTCAAGCGCACCATCCGCGAGGCGGCACTGAAGCACGGCATCTACGCCACCTTCATGGCCAAGCCGATGCAGGGCCAGCCGGGTTCGGCCATGCATATCCACCAGTCGGTGGTGGAGATCGACAGCGGCCGCAATATTTTCTCGAACAAGGATGGCGGCCCCTCCAAGGAGTTCTTTTCCTTCGTGGGCGGCATGCAGCGTTATGTGCCGAATGCACTGGTTATGCTCGCGCCCTACGTGAATTCCTATCGTCGCCTAACGCCCGACATGGCCTGCCCGGTCAACAATGCCTGGGGTTACGACAACCGCACGACCGCCTTCCGGGTGCCGATTTCCAGCCCGCAGGCGCGCCGTGTCGAAAACCGACTGCCGAGTTCCGACGCCAATCCCTATCTTGCGCTTGCCGCGTCACTCGGCTGCGGCTGGCTTGGCATCGTCAACAATATCGAGCCGACCGAACCGACCGCCGAGACGGCCAATGAAGGCTCCATCGACCTGCCGCGTGGCCTGCTGGAGGCCGTGGCGCTGCTGGAAGGCGAAGAGCAGTTCGACCGGGTGTTCGGCCATGAATTTGTCGGCCTCTATGCCGGCCTGAAACGCGGGGAATTCGAGACCTTCATGCAGGTCATCAGCCCCTGGGAGCGGGAATTCCTGCTTCTCAACGTGTGA
- a CDS encoding NAD(P)/FAD-dependent oxidoreductase, producing MMTEKCDVLILGAGAAGMMCAIRAGQRGRSVIILDHARAPGEKIRISGGGRCNFTNIHAGPKNYLSANPHFAKSALARYTPRDFIALVEKHRIAWHEKTLGQLFCDDSAKDIIRMLLGEMQAVNAKLRLETAVSTVAHDGGRFRVTTSGGVIEAQSLVVATGGKSIPKMGATGFAYQIAEQFGLKLIETRPGLVPLTLDPAALERLSPLAGVAVPAEISHGKTAFNEALLFTHRGLSGPSILQISSYWREGDVIRLKLEPGRDIVALLKEAKQKNGRQSAQTALAEILPKRLAQHVVEQSGLTGNLADMSDKALAKLAGEVQDWQIKPAGSEGYRTAEVTLGGVDTTGLDSRNMAAKSVAGLYFIGECVDVTGWLGGYNFQWAWASGQAAGEFA from the coding sequence ATGATGACAGAGAAATGTGACGTGCTGATTTTGGGGGCGGGCGCCGCTGGCATGATGTGCGCCATCCGCGCCGGCCAGCGCGGCCGTTCCGTCATCATTCTTGACCATGCCAGGGCGCCGGGGGAGAAAATCCGCATCTCCGGCGGCGGTCGCTGCAATTTCACCAATATCCATGCCGGGCCGAAGAATTATCTCTCCGCCAACCCGCATTTCGCCAAATCCGCGCTCGCCCGTTATACGCCGCGCGATTTCATTGCGCTGGTGGAAAAACACCGCATCGCCTGGCATGAAAAGACGCTCGGCCAGCTGTTTTGCGACGATAGCGCCAAGGACATCATCCGCATGCTGCTTGGCGAAATGCAGGCGGTGAATGCGAAGCTGCGGCTCGAAACTGCTGTCTCGACCGTCGCCCATGATGGCGGGCGTTTTCGCGTGACCACGTCTGGCGGCGTCATTGAGGCCCAAAGCCTTGTCGTGGCGACAGGCGGCAAGTCGATCCCGAAAATGGGTGCGACGGGTTTTGCCTATCAGATCGCCGAACAATTCGGCCTCAAACTCATCGAAACGCGTCCCGGCCTGGTGCCGCTGACGCTCGATCCCGCAGCGCTTGAAAGGCTGAGCCCGCTTGCCGGTGTCGCGGTTCCAGCTGAAATTTCGCACGGCAAGACGGCTTTCAACGAAGCACTGCTGTTCACCCATCGCGGTTTGAGTGGCCCGTCGATCCTGCAAATTTCCTCCTATTGGCGGGAGGGTGATGTCATCCGTCTGAAACTGGAGCCGGGGCGCGATATTGTTGCGTTGCTGAAAGAGGCTAAACAGAAGAACGGTCGTCAGTCCGCGCAAACTGCTCTTGCAGAAATCCTGCCGAAACGGCTCGCCCAGCATGTGGTCGAACAATCCGGCCTGACCGGCAATCTCGCCGATATGTCGGACAAGGCTTTGGCAAAGCTGGCCGGTGAGGTGCAGGACTGGCAGATCAAACCCGCCGGTTCTGAAGGTTATCGCACGGCGGAAGTCACACTTGGCGGCGTGGACACGACCGGCCTCGATTCCCGCAACATGGCGGCAAAATCGG
- a CDS encoding NAD(P)/FAD-dependent oxidoreductase, with protein MTWQSPIAPGISWYQATVGERPDYPALDGSKEVDVAIIGGGYTGLQAACNLAENGVSVALIEAHRFGDGASGRNGGQFGTGQRSFPDEMEHEIGFEQSKLLFDIAEDAKNYVRSFAVNRGIDMEYLPGQLYVAHKAAYEDDYRKSVDAMNNRYGYPHISYMERGEARKRVGSTHYFGGTRDTGTGHIHPLKLLVGLARAAKAAGAAIHEMTPAKSIRQSGGKTIIETPFGNLTATKVLIATNAYIGNLEPVTAAHIMPIRSFIGATAPLDAFPDIIPGREAVADSRFVVRYFRKTADNRLLFGGREAYTADTPRDISTHIRRQIAEIYPALKNIDITHSWGGSVGITLPRQVFVREVMPGVTSIGGYSGHGVMLSNYCGKLYADLVLGKQDMLAPFARLKVPSFPGGASLRAPLLFLALSWYALRDRF; from the coding sequence ATGACATGGCAAAGCCCGATTGCGCCCGGAATTTCCTGGTATCAGGCAACCGTCGGTGAGCGGCCGGACTATCCCGCTCTCGACGGATCGAAAGAAGTGGACGTCGCGATTATCGGCGGCGGCTACACCGGTCTTCAGGCCGCCTGTAACCTCGCCGAAAATGGCGTCTCCGTCGCCCTCATCGAAGCGCATCGGTTCGGCGATGGCGCGTCCGGCCGCAATGGCGGCCAGTTCGGCACCGGCCAGCGCTCGTTTCCCGACGAGATGGAACATGAGATCGGCTTTGAGCAATCCAAGCTACTGTTCGATATTGCCGAGGATGCCAAGAACTACGTGCGCAGCTTCGCCGTCAATCGCGGCATCGACATGGAGTATCTGCCGGGGCAGCTTTATGTGGCGCACAAGGCCGCTTACGAGGACGACTATCGCAAAAGCGTCGATGCGATGAACAATCGCTACGGCTATCCGCATATTTCCTACATGGAACGGGGCGAAGCGCGCAAACGTGTTGGCTCCACCCATTATTTCGGTGGCACGCGCGATACCGGCACCGGCCATATCCATCCGTTGAAGCTCTTGGTCGGGCTGGCAAGGGCGGCGAAAGCTGCGGGTGCCGCCATCCATGAAATGACGCCGGCGAAATCCATCCGCCAGTCCGGCGGCAAGACGATCATCGAAACGCCCTTCGGCAATCTGACGGCGACAAAGGTGCTGATCGCGACCAATGCCTATATCGGCAATCTGGAGCCGGTAACGGCCGCCCATATCATGCCGATCCGCTCCTTCATTGGCGCGACGGCACCGCTCGATGCGTTTCCCGACATCATCCCAGGCCGGGAAGCCGTGGCGGATTCGCGTTTCGTGGTGCGCTATTTCCGCAAGACGGCCGACAACCGTCTGCTGTTCGGCGGACGTGAGGCCTATACGGCCGATACGCCGCGCGACATTTCCACCCATATTCGCCGGCAGATAGCGGAAATCTATCCCGCGCTGAAGAATATCGACATCACCCATTCCTGGGGCGGCTCCGTCGGCATCACCCTGCCGCGACAGGTGTTCGTGCGCGAAGTCATGCCCGGCGTCACCTCCATCGGCGGTTATTCCGGCCATGGGGTGATGCTGTCGAATTATTGCGGCAAGCTCTATGCCGATCTCGTACTCGGCAAACAGGACATGCTGGCACCCTTCGCGCGCCTGAAGGTGCCCTCCTTCCCCGGCGGAGCGTCACTGCGCGCGCCGCTGCTTTTCCTGGCGCTTTCCTGGTATGCGTTGCGAGACAGGTTTTAG